From Lysobacter silvisoli, the proteins below share one genomic window:
- a CDS encoding alpha/beta family hydrolase: MSTRGHCILSHGFESGPDATKVAALAQAAQRLGWSHERPDYTDLDARREVSELGDVPQRMQRLLALAQAAAQRGPLVLAGSSLGAYISGLVSLQVPVAGLFLMAPPVQMGPAPRLQAAQVPTAIVHGWDDELIPAQDVVGWAQPRRARLLMVDDGHRLSAHVEASAEAFAELLVRL; the protein is encoded by the coding sequence ATGAGCACGCGCGGACACTGCATTCTTTCCCATGGCTTCGAAAGCGGCCCCGACGCGACCAAGGTCGCGGCGCTGGCGCAGGCCGCGCAGCGCCTGGGCTGGAGCCACGAGCGGCCGGATTACACCGACCTGGATGCGCGCCGCGAGGTCAGCGAACTGGGCGACGTGCCGCAGCGCATGCAGCGCCTGCTGGCGCTGGCCCAGGCCGCCGCGCAGCGCGGGCCGTTGGTGCTGGCCGGTTCCAGCCTGGGCGCCTATATCTCGGGCCTGGTCTCGTTGCAGGTGCCGGTGGCCGGTTTGTTCCTGATGGCGCCGCCGGTGCAGATGGGTCCTGCGCCGCGTTTGCAGGCGGCGCAGGTGCCCACCGCCATCGTCCACGGCTGGGACGACGAACTGATCCCGGCGCAGGACGTGGTCGGCTGGGCGCAGCCGCGCCGCGCGCGCCTGCTGATGGTCGACGACGGTCATCGCCTGTCCGCGCATGTCGAGGCCAGCGCCGAGGCCTTCGCCGAATTGCTGGTGCGCCTGTGA
- a CDS encoding MOSC domain-containing protein, with product MTLPPADSALGRLMATLPRPGRVEWIGLRPKRDVPMQEVEHVLAQAGLGLVGDRYAGGSGKRGVTLIQAEHLPAIAALSGHAQVAPATLRRNVVVSGLPLVALKGRRFRLGDALLEGTEECDPCSRMEDALGPGGYNAMRGHGGLCARILESGTIRRLDALVVLPD from the coding sequence ATGACCCTGCCCCCCGCCGACTCCGCGCTAGGCCGCCTGATGGCCACGCTGCCGCGCCCCGGGCGGGTGGAGTGGATCGGCCTGCGCCCCAAGCGCGATGTGCCGATGCAGGAAGTCGAGCACGTGCTGGCCCAGGCCGGGCTGGGGCTGGTCGGCGACCGCTACGCCGGCGGCAGCGGCAAGCGCGGGGTAACCCTGATCCAGGCCGAGCACCTGCCGGCGATCGCCGCCCTCAGCGGCCACGCCCAGGTCGCGCCGGCCACCCTGCGCCGCAACGTGGTGGTCTCCGGGCTGCCGCTGGTCGCGCTCAAGGGCCGCCGCTTCCGTTTGGGCGATGCGCTGCTGGAAGGCACCGAGGAATGCGACCCCTGCTCGCGCATGGAAGACGCTCTCGGTCCCGGCGGTTACAACGCGATGCGCGGCCACGGCGGCCTGTGCGCACGCATTCTCGAAAGCGGCACGATCCGGCGCCTGGATGCGCTGGTGGTGCTGCCGGATTGA
- a CDS encoding Rrf2 family transcriptional regulator produces MRNDNRLSRMLHVLIHMAQHPEPVTSEFIAGILSTNAVVVRRTMAGLREQGYVRSVRGHGGGWTLAQPLDGISLLDVYRAIGEPPVFALGLSDDHARCLVEQGVNAALRGALDEARERLLARFAATKLDGIARDYEARMAQHPGFKPRWER; encoded by the coding sequence ATGCGCAACGACAACCGGCTTTCGCGCATGCTGCATGTGCTGATCCACATGGCCCAGCATCCCGAGCCGGTGACCTCCGAATTCATCGCCGGCATCCTCAGCACCAACGCGGTGGTGGTGCGGCGGACCATGGCCGGATTGCGCGAGCAGGGCTATGTGCGCTCGGTGAGGGGGCACGGCGGCGGTTGGACCCTGGCCCAGCCGCTGGACGGCATCAGCCTGCTCGACGTGTACCGTGCCATCGGCGAGCCGCCGGTGTTCGCGCTGGGCCTGTCCGACGACCACGCGCGCTGCCTGGTCGAGCAGGGCGTCAATGCCGCGCTGCGCGGCGCGCTGGACGAGGCGCGCGAGCGTTTGCTGGCGCGTTTCGCCGCGACCAAGCTGGACGGCATCGCCCGCGATTACGAAGCGCGCATGGCCCAGCACCCTGGCTTCAAGCCACGCTGGGAGCGCTGA
- the rlmKL gene encoding bifunctional 23S rRNA (guanine(2069)-N(7))-methyltransferase RlmK/23S rRNA (guanine(2445)-N(2))-methyltransferase RlmL, with product MKFYVSCGKGLEYLLADELVALGCARATAALAGANAEGELIDAQRAVLWSRLASRVLWPIAEFDCPNENALYAGVAAIDWTEHLTANDTIAVDAHVSGTAITHARYAAQRVKDAVVDTLRARTGARPDVDVDAPDVRLNLVVRKNRAIVSIDLGGGSLHRRGWRQKQGEAPLKENLAAAVLLRGGWPAVYAEGGALLDPMCGSGTLLIEGALMAADVAPGLLRHEGLPPTRWRGFDAALWRTLCEQARAREDAGRAALRPVFYGSDLDPHAIRAARDNEVMAGLAGVIQWQAAAVEQLQWPADALPANGVAVCNPPYDARLAADPALYRALGNSLKRLVPQWRASLLCGDADLAQATGLRAQKKYQVFNGAIECSLIVCDPVAPPTRAQTEAEPVALSEGAQMVANRLRKNLHKLKRWRQREGVSCYRAYDADLPEYAAAIDVYETASEPAELWLHVQEYAAPASIPEADQRRRLNELLAAAREAFAVPRERIALKTRARGKGGSKYGRFDRRGEVLVVREGAARLRVNLHDYLDTGLFLDHRPLRLRIAEEARGRRFLNLFAYTGAATVHAAVGGAAQTTTVDLSATYLQWCSDNLRENGIGGAEHRLVQADAVAWLEADRGRYDLIFCDPPTFSNSARADDFDIQREHVRLLRAAVARLADNGVLYFSNNFRRFRLDDEAVAAFADCQEISAETIPPDFARDARIHRCWRLQPR from the coding sequence ATGAAGTTCTACGTCAGCTGCGGCAAGGGCCTGGAATACCTGCTCGCCGACGAGTTGGTCGCGCTGGGCTGCGCGCGCGCCACTGCGGCGCTGGCCGGCGCCAACGCCGAGGGCGAACTGATCGATGCGCAGCGCGCGGTGCTGTGGTCGCGCCTGGCCAGCCGTGTGCTGTGGCCGATCGCCGAATTCGACTGCCCCAACGAGAACGCGCTCTACGCCGGCGTGGCCGCGATCGACTGGACCGAGCACCTCACCGCCAACGACACCATCGCCGTGGACGCGCACGTGTCCGGCACCGCGATCACCCACGCGCGCTACGCCGCGCAGCGGGTCAAGGATGCGGTGGTCGACACCCTGCGCGCGCGCACCGGCGCGCGCCCGGACGTGGACGTGGACGCGCCCGACGTGCGTTTGAACCTGGTGGTGCGCAAGAACCGCGCGATCGTTTCCATCGACCTGGGCGGCGGCTCGCTGCACCGGCGCGGCTGGCGGCAGAAGCAGGGCGAGGCGCCGCTGAAGGAGAACCTGGCCGCGGCGGTGCTGCTGCGCGGCGGCTGGCCCGCGGTCTACGCCGAGGGTGGCGCGTTGCTGGACCCGATGTGCGGCAGCGGCACCTTGCTGATCGAAGGCGCGCTGATGGCCGCCGACGTCGCGCCCGGCCTGCTGCGCCACGAGGGCTTGCCGCCGACGCGCTGGCGCGGTTTCGACGCCGCGCTCTGGCGCACGCTGTGCGAGCAGGCGCGCGCGCGCGAAGACGCCGGCCGCGCCGCGCTGCGCCCGGTGTTCTACGGCAGCGATCTGGACCCGCACGCTATCCGCGCGGCGCGCGACAACGAAGTCATGGCCGGCCTGGCCGGCGTGATCCAGTGGCAGGCCGCCGCGGTCGAACAACTGCAATGGCCCGCGGACGCGCTGCCCGCGAACGGCGTGGCGGTCTGCAATCCGCCTTACGACGCGCGCCTGGCCGCCGATCCGGCGCTGTACCGCGCGCTGGGCAACAGCCTCAAGCGCTTGGTGCCGCAGTGGCGCGCCAGCCTGCTCTGCGGCGACGCCGATCTGGCCCAGGCCACCGGCCTGCGCGCGCAGAAGAAATATCAGGTGTTCAACGGCGCCATCGAGTGCAGCCTGATCGTCTGCGATCCGGTCGCGCCGCCGACGCGCGCGCAGACCGAGGCTGAGCCGGTCGCGCTGTCCGAGGGCGCGCAGATGGTGGCCAACCGCCTGCGCAAGAACCTGCACAAGCTCAAGCGCTGGCGCCAGCGCGAAGGCGTCAGCTGCTACCGCGCCTACGACGCCGACCTGCCCGAATACGCGGCTGCCATCGACGTGTACGAAACCGCGAGCGAGCCTGCGGAACTCTGGCTGCATGTGCAGGAATACGCGGCGCCGGCATCGATCCCCGAAGCCGACCAGCGCCGGCGTTTGAACGAACTGCTGGCGGCCGCGCGCGAGGCCTTCGCGGTGCCGCGCGAGCGCATCGCCCTGAAGACCCGCGCGCGCGGCAAGGGCGGCAGCAAGTACGGCCGCTTCGACCGTCGCGGCGAAGTCCTGGTGGTGCGCGAAGGCGCCGCGCGCCTGCGCGTGAACCTGCACGACTACCTCGACACCGGCCTGTTCCTGGACCACCGTCCGCTGCGCCTGCGCATCGCCGAAGAGGCGCGCGGCCGCCGCTTCCTCAACCTGTTCGCCTACACCGGCGCGGCCACCGTGCACGCGGCGGTGGGCGGCGCGGCGCAGACCACCACGGTGGACCTGTCGGCGACCTACCTGCAGTGGTGTTCGGACAACCTGCGCGAGAACGGCATCGGCGGCGCCGAGCACCGCCTGGTCCAGGCCGATGCGGTGGCCTGGCTGGAAGCCGACCGCGGCCGCTACGACCTGATCTTCTGCGACCCGCCCACGTTCTCCAACTCGGCGCGCGCCGACGACTTCGACATCCAGCGCGAGCACGTGCGCCTGCTGCGCGCGGCGGTGGCGCGGCTGGCCGACAACGGCGTGCTGTATTTCTCCAACAATTTCCGCCGTTTCCGCCTGGACGACGAAGCCGTGGCCGCGTTCGCCGACTGCCAGGAGATCAGCGCCGAGACCATTCCGCCCGATTTCGCCCGCGATGCGCGCATCCATCGCTGCTGGCGGCTGCAGCCCCGGTGA
- a CDS encoding NAD(P)/FAD-dependent oxidoreductase: MDYQVIVVGGSYAGLAAAMPLARARRRVAVIDAGRPRNRYAGHSHGFFGMDGWAPQDMLDQAVLQLSAYPTVDFIAAEAVQAQRDGNGFALTLSDGRRLSAQRLVLATGVRDELPPIPGLRERWGRSVVHCPYCHGYEFEQRPLGVLAVKATSMHQALLVPDWGPTTYFTQGQFEPTAEEAAQLAARGVRIEPSPVVEVLGEGDALSAVRLQDGREVELAGLFVAPTIHPSSALAEQLGCEYDDGPWGPLLRVDDTKRSSVPGVFAAGDASMAMASVATAVAAGMLAGVSAHRSLFMD; the protein is encoded by the coding sequence ATGGACTACCAAGTCATCGTGGTCGGTGGCAGCTACGCCGGCCTGGCCGCGGCCATGCCGCTGGCGCGCGCGCGCCGGCGCGTGGCCGTGATCGACGCGGGCCGCCCGCGCAACCGCTACGCCGGCCATTCGCACGGCTTCTTCGGCATGGACGGCTGGGCGCCGCAGGACATGCTGGACCAGGCGGTGCTGCAGCTGTCGGCCTACCCCACCGTCGACTTCATCGCCGCCGAAGCGGTGCAGGCGCAGCGCGACGGCAACGGCTTCGCGCTAACCCTGTCCGACGGCCGCCGCCTGAGCGCGCAGCGGCTGGTGCTGGCCACCGGCGTGCGCGACGAACTGCCGCCGATTCCCGGCCTGCGCGAACGCTGGGGCCGCAGCGTGGTGCATTGCCCCTATTGCCATGGCTACGAATTCGAACAGCGGCCGCTGGGCGTGCTAGCCGTGAAGGCCACGTCGATGCATCAGGCCTTGCTCGTCCCCGATTGGGGGCCGACCACCTACTTCACCCAGGGGCAATTCGAACCCACTGCGGAAGAAGCTGCGCAACTGGCCGCGCGCGGCGTGCGTATCGAACCCAGCCCCGTGGTGGAGGTGTTGGGCGAAGGCGATGCGCTGTCGGCGGTGCGCCTGCAAGACGGGCGCGAAGTGGAATTGGCCGGCCTGTTCGTGGCGCCGACGATCCATCCCAGCAGTGCCCTGGCCGAGCAGCTGGGCTGCGAGTACGACGACGGCCCCTGGGGGCCCCTGCTGCGCGTGGACGACACCAAGCGCAGCAGCGTCCCTGGCGTGTTCGCGGCGGGCGACGCGAGCATGGCGATGGCCAGCGTGGCGACGGCGGTGGCGGCGGGCATGCTGGCGGGCGTCTCCGCGCATCGTTCCTTGTTCATGGATTGA
- a CDS encoding pirin family protein — MTTIIAPRVHDLGGFQVRRAVPSIQARSVGPFVFVDHMGPAVFEPGHGIDVRPHPHIGLATVTFLWSGRIHHRDTLGSAQDIAPGDVNWMTAGRGIAHSERTPQLLREGEHPLHGMQTWVALPRSFEETAPAFHHHPAASLPQQRRDGAWLRIVAGRGFGEEAPVKVFSDTLYVAIDLDPDAELAIEDSHAERALYILEGAAQLDGADLPEKHLVVLDPGTRPVLRARSPLKAMLLGGEPLDGPRHLWWNFVSSSRERIEQAKEDWQQGRFGQVPGEHEFIPLPER, encoded by the coding sequence ATGACCACGATCATCGCCCCCCGCGTCCACGACCTGGGCGGGTTTCAGGTGCGCCGCGCGGTGCCCTCGATCCAGGCGCGTTCGGTCGGGCCCTTCGTCTTCGTCGATCACATGGGCCCGGCCGTGTTCGAACCCGGCCACGGCATCGACGTGCGCCCGCACCCGCATATCGGCCTGGCCACGGTCACCTTCCTGTGGTCGGGGCGCATCCACCACCGCGACACCCTGGGCAGCGCGCAGGACATCGCCCCCGGCGACGTGAACTGGATGACCGCCGGCCGCGGCATCGCCCATTCCGAGCGCACCCCGCAGCTGTTGCGCGAGGGCGAGCACCCGCTGCACGGCATGCAGACCTGGGTGGCGCTGCCGCGCTCGTTCGAGGAAACCGCGCCGGCCTTCCACCACCACCCCGCCGCAAGCCTGCCGCAGCAGCGCCGCGACGGCGCCTGGCTGCGCATCGTCGCCGGCCGCGGCTTCGGCGAGGAAGCGCCGGTGAAGGTGTTCAGCGACACCCTGTACGTGGCCATCGACCTGGACCCGGACGCCGAACTGGCGATCGAGGACAGCCACGCCGAGCGCGCGCTTTATATTCTGGAAGGCGCGGCCCAGCTCGACGGCGCCGACCTGCCGGAGAAGCACCTGGTGGTGCTGGACCCGGGCACCCGCCCGGTGCTGCGCGCACGCAGCCCGCTCAAGGCCATGCTGCTGGGCGGCGAGCCGTTGGACGGCCCGCGCCACCTGTGGTGGAACTTCGTGTCCAGCTCGCGCGAGCGCATCGAGCAGGCCAAGGAGGACTGGCAGCAGGGCCGCTTCGGCCAGGTCCCGGGCGAGCACGAGTTCATCCCCCTGCCGGAGCGCTGA
- the aqpZ gene encoding aquaporin Z: MIKRLGAEFIGTFWLVLGGCGSAVLAANFGGVGNPLGIGLLGVSLAFGLTVLTGAYALGHISGGHFNPAVSFGLWAGGRFAGKDLLPYIVAQVLGAIFAGFVLWQIASGNPEFSVDPNAAGAFASNGYGAHSPGGYSVAAAFLCEVVMTAMFLVIILGATHPRAPAGFAPIAIGLGLTLIHLISIPVTNTSVNPARSTGVGLFAGSQAISQLWLFWLAPILGGLLGGVIYRWFGKD; this comes from the coding sequence ATGATCAAGCGACTCGGCGCCGAATTCATCGGCACGTTCTGGCTGGTACTCGGCGGTTGCGGCAGCGCGGTATTGGCGGCCAATTTCGGCGGCGTGGGCAATCCGCTGGGCATCGGCCTGCTCGGCGTGTCGCTGGCCTTCGGCCTGACCGTGCTGACCGGCGCCTACGCGCTGGGCCATATCTCCGGCGGCCACTTCAATCCGGCGGTGAGCTTCGGCCTGTGGGCCGGCGGGCGCTTCGCCGGCAAGGACCTGCTGCCCTACATCGTGGCCCAGGTGCTGGGCGCGATCTTCGCCGGCTTCGTGCTGTGGCAGATCGCCTCGGGCAATCCGGAATTCTCGGTCGACCCCAACGCCGCCGGCGCCTTCGCCAGCAACGGTTACGGCGCGCATTCGCCCGGCGGTTACTCGGTGGCCGCGGCGTTCCTGTGCGAAGTGGTGATGACGGCGATGTTCCTGGTCATCATCCTGGGCGCCACCCACCCGCGCGCGCCGGCCGGCTTCGCGCCCATCGCCATCGGCCTGGGCCTGACCCTGATCCACCTGATCAGCATCCCGGTCACCAACACCTCGGTGAACCCGGCGCGCTCCACCGGCGTGGGCCTGTTCGCCGGTTCGCAGGCGATCTCGCAGCTGTGGCTGTTCTGGCTGGCGCCGATCCTGGGCGGGCTGCTCGGCGGCGTGATCTACCGCTGGTTCGGCAAGGACTGA
- a CDS encoding N-acetylmuramoyl-L-alanine amidase: MPPPPDLRLDPLPYEALLQPRAAADVDLVVVHCTELPDLATAREYGERVLYPGSGTGNSGHYYIDRDGGTHRYVDPLRVAHHTRGYNPRSVGIELVNTGRYPHWLDSRHQAMDEDYTPAQIQALVALLARLREELPALRWIAGHEDLDTTRVEASDDPGVQVQRKLDPGPRFPWAQVLAACGLQRL; this comes from the coding sequence ATGCCGCCCCCGCCCGACCTGCGCCTGGACCCCTTGCCTTACGAGGCCCTGCTGCAGCCGCGCGCGGCCGCAGACGTCGATCTGGTGGTGGTGCATTGCACCGAACTGCCGGACCTGGCGACCGCGCGCGAGTACGGCGAGCGCGTGCTCTACCCGGGCTCAGGCACCGGCAACAGCGGCCACTACTACATCGACCGCGACGGCGGCACCCACCGCTACGTGGACCCGCTGCGCGTGGCCCACCACACCCGCGGCTACAATCCGCGCTCGGTCGGCATCGAACTGGTCAACACCGGCCGCTACCCGCATTGGCTGGACTCGCGCCACCAGGCCATGGACGAGGACTACACGCCGGCGCAGATCCAGGCCCTGGTCGCGCTGCTGGCGCGTCTGCGGGAGGAATTGCCGGCGCTGCGCTGGATCGCCGGCCACGAGGACCTGGACACCACCCGGGTCGAGGCCAGCGACGATCCCGGGGTGCAGGTGCAGCGCAAGCTCGACCCGGGCCCGCGCTTCCCGTGGGCGCAGGTGCTGGCGGCGTGCGGGCTGCAGCGCCTGTGA
- a CDS encoding alpha/beta fold hydrolase: MNALHRTSLALALLAASAAPQALAAPATAAAPSAASAIETSAGYVTTRDGVRLYYKDWGPKNGPVVTFSHGWPLSSDSWESQMLFLAEQGYRVVAHDRRGHGRSSQPWDGNDMDHYADDLAAVIEALDLKDVTLVGFSTGGGEVARYIGRHGTSRVKKAVLVSAVPPLMLKTADNPGGLPIEVFDGLRKASLENRSQLYLDIASGPFYGYNRAGAKPSQGLIQSFWVQGMQAGHKNTYDSIAAFSATDFREDLKRIDVPVLVIHGDDDQIVPIDASGKASAALIKNAQLIVYPGAPHGLTDTHKDRVNRDLLAFLRK, from the coding sequence ATGAACGCTCTGCACCGCACCTCCCTCGCCCTGGCCCTGCTGGCCGCCTCCGCCGCCCCGCAGGCCCTGGCTGCGCCCGCCACCGCCGCCGCCCCGTCCGCCGCCAGCGCCATCGAAACCAGCGCCGGCTACGTCACCACCCGCGATGGCGTGCGCCTGTATTACAAGGACTGGGGCCCGAAGAACGGCCCGGTCGTCACCTTCAGCCACGGCTGGCCGCTGAGCTCGGACAGCTGGGAGTCGCAGATGCTGTTCCTGGCCGAGCAGGGCTACCGCGTGGTCGCCCACGACCGCCGCGGCCACGGCCGCTCCAGCCAGCCCTGGGACGGCAACGACATGGACCACTACGCCGACGACCTGGCCGCGGTGATCGAAGCGCTGGATCTGAAGGACGTGACCCTGGTCGGCTTCTCCACCGGCGGCGGCGAAGTGGCGCGCTACATCGGCCGCCACGGCACCTCGCGGGTGAAGAAGGCGGTGCTGGTCAGCGCGGTGCCGCCGTTGATGCTCAAGACCGCCGACAACCCCGGCGGCCTGCCGATCGAGGTGTTCGACGGCCTGCGCAAGGCCTCGCTGGAGAACCGCTCGCAGTTGTATCTGGACATCGCCTCGGGCCCGTTCTACGGCTACAACCGCGCCGGCGCCAAGCCTTCGCAGGGCCTGATCCAGTCGTTCTGGGTGCAGGGCATGCAGGCCGGGCACAAGAACACCTACGACTCCATCGCCGCGTTCTCGGCCACCGATTTCCGCGAGGACCTCAAGCGCATCGACGTGCCGGTGCTGGTGATCCACGGCGACGACGACCAGATCGTGCCGATCGACGCATCGGGCAAGGCTTCGGCCGCACTGATCAAGAACGCGCAGCTGATCGTGTATCCGGGCGCGCCGCATGGCCTGACCGACACGCACAAGGACCGCGTCAACCGCGACCTGCTGGCGTTCCTGCGCAAGTAA
- a CDS encoding LysE family translocator, whose product MDTPRLLLFAATVLPLICTPGPDMLFIASQALGGRAGAGLRATAGVCAGYVLHSLLVTLGLAALLAASPLLFAALRWAGVLYLAWLALRLIRSALRPGAANPTQQASPAPFRRGFLTAALNPKGMTVYFAILPQFMHGHDTAAMQALLLSAVFIALCALVYTVLSLVLAWGGRGRAYSDRRRRCVEGVSGGLVAMAAGTLAAS is encoded by the coding sequence ATGGACACCCCTCGCCTGCTGCTGTTCGCCGCCACCGTACTGCCGCTGATCTGCACCCCCGGTCCGGACATGCTGTTCATCGCCTCGCAGGCGCTGGGCGGCCGCGCCGGCGCCGGCCTGCGTGCGACCGCGGGCGTCTGCGCCGGCTACGTCTTGCACTCGCTGCTGGTGACGCTGGGCCTGGCCGCGCTGCTGGCCGCCTCGCCGCTGCTGTTCGCCGCGCTGCGCTGGGCTGGCGTGCTCTACCTGGCCTGGCTGGCGCTGCGTCTGATCCGCTCGGCCTTGCGACCGGGCGCCGCCAATCCGACGCAGCAAGCAAGCCCGGCACCGTTCCGCCGCGGCTTCCTCACCGCCGCGCTCAATCCCAAGGGCATGACCGTCTACTTCGCGATCCTGCCGCAGTTCATGCACGGCCACGACACAGCGGCGATGCAGGCACTGTTGTTGTCGGCGGTGTTCATCGCCCTGTGCGCGTTGGTGTACACGGTGTTGAGTCTGGTGCTGGCCTGGGGCGGACGCGGCCGTGCCTACAGCGACCGCCGACGGCGCTGCGTCGAAGGCGTGTCCGGCGGACTGGTGGCCATGGCCGCAGGCACGCTGGCGGCGAGTTGA
- a CDS encoding class I SAM-dependent methyltransferase produces MQPRKPGAWTFFRQWLKNPLRTAAVAPSGPELAAAMIAELPDDARRIIELGGGTGAITRALLDAGIADRDLLVLELNEELHAHLHRRFPQAQVLLGDARSLPALARANGYLDAGPADAVVSGLGLLTMPPPLQRSLLAAAFECLRPGGSFVQFTYGPAAPVADTVMRELRLHVRRGEFVLRNVPPATVYVYTREAAA; encoded by the coding sequence ATGCAGCCCCGCAAGCCCGGCGCCTGGACCTTCTTCCGCCAATGGCTGAAGAACCCGCTGCGCACCGCGGCGGTGGCGCCTTCCGGCCCGGAGCTGGCGGCGGCGATGATCGCCGAGTTGCCCGACGACGCGCGCCGGATCATCGAACTGGGCGGCGGCACCGGCGCGATCACCCGCGCCCTGCTAGACGCCGGCATCGCCGACCGCGACCTGCTGGTGCTGGAGCTCAACGAGGAACTGCACGCCCACCTGCACCGGCGCTTTCCGCAGGCGCAGGTGTTGCTGGGCGATGCGCGCTCGCTGCCGGCGCTGGCGCGCGCCAACGGCTATCTGGACGCGGGCCCGGCCGATGCGGTGGTCTCGGGCCTGGGCCTGCTGACCATGCCGCCGCCGCTGCAGCGCAGCCTGCTGGCGGCCGCGTTCGAATGCCTGCGCCCGGGCGGGTCCTTCGTGCAGTTCACCTACGGCCCGGCCGCGCCGGTGGCCGACACGGTCATGCGCGAACTGCGCCTGCACGTGCGCCGCGGCGAATTCGTGCTGCGCAACGTGCCGCCGGCGACGGTGTACGTGTACACGCGCGAAGCCGCGGCGTAG
- a CDS encoding pirin family protein, with the protein MATATLDTTRYARVGRKLQGQATSDGAGVRLTRVIGGQQLPDLDPFLLLDEFGTDRAEDYIAGFPEHPHRGFETVTYMLDGRMRHKDNHGNEGVLVPGSVQWMTAGRGLVHSEMPEQQEGRMRGFQLWVNLPAREKMTDPRYQEFAPERIPQLQPAAGVTVKLIAGRVGDTVGPIVQPATQPVYLDIGLDAGAAWEYELPEGHSAFVYVFEGAASIGQGEDARAVNAQELAVLTTGNVVKLAAGAQGARAILVAGQPLREPVARYGPFVMNTKQEVMQAFVDFQEGKF; encoded by the coding sequence ATGGCCACCGCCACCCTAGACACCACCCGCTACGCCCGCGTCGGCCGCAAGCTGCAGGGCCAGGCCACTTCGGACGGCGCCGGCGTGCGTCTGACCCGGGTGATCGGCGGCCAGCAGCTGCCCGATCTGGATCCGTTCCTGCTGCTGGACGAATTCGGCACCGACCGCGCCGAGGACTACATCGCCGGCTTCCCCGAGCATCCGCACCGCGGCTTCGAGACGGTGACCTACATGCTCGACGGCCGCATGCGCCACAAGGACAACCACGGCAACGAAGGCGTGCTGGTGCCCGGCAGCGTGCAATGGATGACCGCCGGCCGCGGCCTGGTGCATTCGGAAATGCCCGAGCAGCAGGAGGGCCGCATGCGCGGCTTCCAGTTGTGGGTGAACCTGCCGGCGCGCGAGAAGATGACCGATCCGCGTTACCAGGAGTTCGCGCCCGAGCGCATTCCGCAGCTGCAGCCAGCCGCGGGTGTGACGGTGAAGCTGATCGCCGGCCGCGTCGGCGACACCGTGGGCCCGATCGTGCAGCCGGCGACGCAGCCGGTGTACCTGGACATCGGCCTGGATGCCGGCGCCGCTTGGGAATACGAATTGCCCGAAGGCCATAGCGCGTTCGTCTATGTGTTCGAGGGCGCGGCCAGCATCGGCCAGGGCGAGGACGCCCGCGCGGTGAATGCGCAGGAACTGGCGGTGCTGACCACGGGCAACGTGGTCAAGCTCGCCGCCGGCGCGCAGGGCGCGCGCGCCATCCTGGTCGCCGGCCAGCCGCTGCGCGAGCCGGTGGCGCGTTACGGCCCGTTCGTGATGAACACCAAGCAGGAAGTGATGCAGGCCTTCGTCGATTTCCAGGAAGGCAAGTTCTGA
- a CDS encoding AraC family transcriptional regulator, whose protein sequence is MADRLEALFERFSVRAQVFQAGVLCGINDLAPDGDSGQLHLIQRGPVAVYHGDGATPALQVEQPSLLLYPRPLPHRFVSDPHTGAQLTCAHLRFDGGSAHPIAAALPDYACLPLEQVPALQGTLALLFEEAFDQRCGRRALLDRLFEVVLIQVLRHLMDHGQTQAGMLAGLGHPRLRLALVAMHEAPAREWTLDALAATAGMSRSVFANSFREAVGSTPGAYLQQWRVALAQRALRQGRPLKRVAEDVGYGSESTLSRAFKAQLGVSPREWKQGLA, encoded by the coding sequence ATGGCCGACCGCCTCGAGGCCCTGTTCGAACGCTTTTCGGTCCGTGCCCAGGTATTTCAGGCCGGCGTGCTGTGCGGCATCAACGACCTGGCACCGGACGGCGACAGCGGCCAGCTGCATCTGATCCAACGCGGCCCGGTGGCCGTGTACCACGGCGACGGCGCGACCCCGGCGCTGCAGGTCGAACAGCCCAGCCTGCTGCTGTACCCGCGGCCGCTGCCGCACCGCTTCGTCAGCGACCCCCACACCGGCGCGCAGCTGACCTGCGCGCACCTGCGCTTCGACGGCGGCAGCGCGCACCCCATCGCCGCCGCCCTGCCCGACTACGCCTGCCTGCCGCTGGAGCAGGTGCCGGCGCTGCAGGGCACGCTCGCGCTGCTGTTCGAGGAAGCCTTCGACCAGCGCTGCGGGCGCCGCGCCCTGCTCGACCGCTTGTTCGAAGTGGTGCTGATCCAGGTGCTGCGGCACCTGATGGACCATGGCCAGACCCAGGCCGGCATGCTCGCCGGCCTGGGCCATCCGCGCCTGCGCCTGGCCCTGGTGGCCATGCACGAAGCGCCGGCGCGCGAGTGGACGCTGGACGCGCTGGCGGCCACCGCCGGCATGTCGCGCAGCGTGTTCGCCAACAGCTTCCGCGAGGCGGTGGGCAGCACGCCCGGCGCCTACCTGCAGCAGTGGCGCGTGGCGTTGGCGCAGCGCGCGCTGCGCCAGGGGCGGCCGCTCAAGCGCGTGGCCGAGGATGTGGGCTACGGCAGCGAGTCGACGCTGTCGCGCGCGTTCAAGGCGCAGTTGGGGGTGTCGCCGCGGGAGTGGAAGCAGGGTCTGGCCTGA